The genomic region CATTCATTGACATCGTCATGAGCGTGAGGTGGATGAAAAGAGAGTAGGAAATAAAGAATGCCACCGAGAGCATAAATATCACTTTGAAAATCCTTGTTGCCGAGGCTGGAATCAATTTGTTCGGGAGCGAGGTAACCGGGAGAGCCTTTGATAAAACCATCTAGGGTGACGTCGTTGATAATGTTGGGATCGAGTGAAGAAGGATCCTGCTCGTGCTCATCGTCGTCAGTGAGTATTTTTGCTATGCCCCAATCGCAGACCAGAACTTCACCGTATTTACCCATGCGAATATTGGCAGGTTTAATGTCGAGGTGAATGATATTTTTTGAATGGGCGTATTCAATAGCATCACAAATTTTAAGAAAAATATCAATCGCTTGCTGAAGAGAAAAATCTTCTGGATGTTTTTTCATGAGCTGTTCTAGATTCTCCCCTTCCACGAGTTTCATCGTAAAAAAAGGTTTTCGCTCTTCATTAAGCCCGGCATCATAGACGGGAATGATATTGGGATGTTCGAGAGAAGAGGTCAGGAAAATTTCGCTAAAAAACCTTTCAGATAATTCGGGATCATCGGTGTTGATGAGTTCGGCTAAAGCAATCTGCCGGGAAGTCATATTATCGAGTACACTACTGATTTTTTTGGAACCACCACAATCAATGCTTTGGTTATTCTCATAGCGCTGTGTGCAGGAGTGTATACTTTCTAAGATCGGACAAAGTTGATCTGAAGAATTGTCATTTTTAATGAAATCATCTACTTCGATTAAGTCCTGATAAAATTCTTCATTACTAATTTTTTTTGGCATATACTTAAGCTCAATAGAGTTTATTATCTAAATCAAGTTCGACTTGCTATGATTTTAAACTCTTAAAGTTCTAAGCGGAAGGGGGGAAGATGCATTTTTGACAGAATTAATCATTGTAGATCCTTAGCGCTTCCTGTTACTAGGGCCACCCCACCATTTATTGTCAGGTAAACGGCTATCCCAGTGATCAAATTTGTGTTGTAGGTCCTCAGCAATTTCGGGATATTGTTGAATGAGGTTTCTTTCTTCCTTGGGATCATCGGCTAAATTGAAAAGCATGGGAACACGGGGGCCATTGTAATCATTCCAAGTAAGTTTCCAATCTTTTTTACGAATAGCATAATCATCATCACGACGCCAATACAGAGTATCGTGTGGGCGCGTTTTATTCGTTCCATGGATGTAGGGCATAAGGTTGACGCCACTTAAGTGTTTTTTGGAATTTGGAGCCTGACTAATACTCATCAGCGTAGGTACGACATCTAAGCCACTAACTGGGTATTTATAAGTAGAGGCAGCTTGGATGTGATTTGGCCAAGAGATGATAAATGGGACACGGATGCCACCTTCATAAGTATCGCCTTTACGGCCATGTAGAGAGCCGTTTGACGCCAAGTAATCGTTTTCTCTAGTGGCTTCGTTTAATTTGTTGGGAGCACCATTATCACTCATGAAAATGACGATGGTCTTATCGTAGATACCTTCATCTTTGAGATTTTTTACGATCCTGCCTAAGCCATCGTCCATAGAAATCAGCATGGCACTATAGATTCTACGCCACTTCTTCTTGATGTGGGCTGAACGTTGAAGGTCTTTTTCCTGAGCTTCCCAGGGGCCGTGGACGGAATTATATGACATGTAGAGGAAAAAAGGTTTATCTTTATTACGCTTGATGAAGTTAACACCCTCGTCATTGAAAACTTCAGTGGTGTAGCCGGAAAAAGGGACGGGCTCGTTATTGCGAAAAATAGGCCATGTCATGGGAGCTCCAGACATATCCATTTTGGCTTCACGGTAAGAATGGGCACCATTGAGGAAACCATAAAAATAATCAACCGAGCGCTGGCTGGGGCGTTGATTATGACTCAGCCCCATGTGCCATTTTCCAATAACTCCCGTGGTATATCCTGCTGGTTTCAAGAGCTCAAAAATCATTTGCTCATTTAAAGGAACACCTGCATCCGGAAATTGTTTGGCGAGAGGACCCGTTTCTGGAGGGTTTTCACCACAGCCAAAAAGTTGTTGATGGCGCCCAGTCAACAGGCCTGCACGAGCTGGGCCACAGACTGAGGCCGATTGGTAGCCTTGGCTAAAACTCATACCTGATTCTGCCAAAGCATCGATGTGAGGTGTGCGAATATCTTTAGCACCTAGATATCCCAAATCTCCATAGCCCAAGTCATCGGCAAGGATAAGAATGATATTTGGTTTTTGATTAGACCAAAGCGAGCTAAGACTTAAAATTATTATGAGCTTAAAAAGTTTGATACTAAAAGTCTCCGATATTTATTGTTAATCATAGAAGGATACACTTGTGAATAAACAGTTTTTGACAAGGTAAAGCATCATGCCCTTTATTATGCTTAATCGTGAGAAAGTTTTTTGCTTAAGCAAGTAAATTTATCATAAGGTGATTTCAAATGAATATACTTGTCCGGCTTCTAGATTGATAGAAATTCTTTTGTCCGCAAAGGAGTGAATTTTCCCTTGGAGTTTTAAAGAGCTGATTTTCTTAGGTAGGATAATCGAAAGTTCTTGTGCATGTGGACTTTGCAATTTAAGTGTGATTTTGCTACCTTCTTTAGACCAAGAGAGCTGATCAATATCTATGGCGCCACGGCCACGCATACCTTTGATTTCGCCTTCGCTCCAATCGCTAGGAAGTGCAGGAAGTAGCTTGAGGACTCCTGGTCTAGAAGTGAAAATCATTTCTTGGACGGCCGAGACCCAGCCCATATTGGATTCTATCTGGAAAATCGGAGCTTGATTCATAGTGTAGCCACTTTCTCGCCAGTCATTATGAGTGGTTAATAAGTTTTCTAAAATAGAACTAGCCGCTAACCATTTCAGGGCTTGATAGGCTTTGTCGGCATCGCCACCACGTGCAAGCACATTGGCATTATGTAAAAGTGACCACGCAGATTGTGATTCAAGACCGGCGTCGAGACGATTGTGTGAACTTTGAACGAAAGCATTGAAGAGTTTCGGGTCGGTATCTTCTTTGTTAATTTCATAACCAGGCATAATAGGATAAAGGTGAGTTAAATGACGGTGAGCGGGGTTATCGTAGAAACCATCAGTAAGCCACTCACGTACGCCGCCTTGAGCATTGATTTCATAAGGGCGTAATTTACTAATCATTTTTTCCCACTTAGGAATTTGCTGGCTATTGATATTTAAGATTTGCGAGGCTTCGACTAAGTTTGTAAACATTTCGCGAATGGCGGCATATTCCCAAGTTGAGTTTTTGTGTGTATCAATATGGCGATTGGGGAATAAGCGAGTTCCCTGGGCATTATGAGGAGAGTTTTCTGGTGAGTTAGATGGTGAGATATCATAAAAGCCATCTTTATTTTCGACCAAGAAGTCTTCGTAAAATAAGGCGGATTCTTCCATGAGCGGAACC from Lentisphaera profundi harbors:
- a CDS encoding sulfatase-like hydrolase/transferase produces the protein MSETFSIKLFKLIIILSLSSLWSNQKPNIILILADDLGYGDLGYLGAKDIRTPHIDALAESGMSFSQGYQSASVCGPARAGLLTGRHQQLFGCGENPPETGPLAKQFPDAGVPLNEQMIFELLKPAGYTTGVIGKWHMGLSHNQRPSQRSVDYFYGFLNGAHSYREAKMDMSGAPMTWPIFRNNEPVPFSGYTTEVFNDEGVNFIKRNKDKPFFLYMSYNSVHGPWEAQEKDLQRSAHIKKKWRRIYSAMLISMDDGLGRIVKNLKDEGIYDKTIVIFMSDNGAPNKLNEATRENDYLASNGSLHGRKGDTYEGGIRVPFIISWPNHIQAASTYKYPVSGLDVVPTLMSISQAPNSKKHLSGVNLMPYIHGTNKTRPHDTLYWRRDDDYAIRKKDWKLTWNDYNGPRVPMLFNLADDPKEERNLIQQYPEIAEDLQHKFDHWDSRLPDNKWWGGPSNRKR